A stretch of DNA from Oxobacter pfennigii:
GGCCTGCTTTTTTTTCTATGTGCTCATTGTAAAGAGATTCGATTTCCTTCGCTATGCTTTTACCTTCAGAAGTAAGTACCAATGCGTTTTTTCGCCTGTCATTGCATACTGTTATCCTTTTAATCAAGCCTTTTTTCTCAAGGCGATCAGCAACTGCCGTAAAAGAGCCCTTTAAAAGACCTACTTTTTTGCAGTAGTCTGTCATGGGCATTCCTTCATTTCTGTAAAGAAACATCAGCGTCCTTTCTTCGTTGAAATTTAATTTAGCGGAGGCTCTTCTTTCAAATCCGGACATCAGAGTTTCAGTAAACATAGGCAGCATGCTTACCAGTTCCCCAATCTTTTTTTCTGTGGTAGCCATTTCGTTACCTCCCAAACAACATATAGTTAGAATTATAACTATTAATAGTCAAATAGTCAATAATCAAACTATTTTATTTTAAAATAAATTTTGTCATTTATATTACATTTCTCCATAATATCTTCATGGCTTATTGGTATAATATAAAAAATGAGCTTTGACATACAGTATTTCACTGCATAGTAATGTAATATATAGGAGGTATTAAGATGAAGACATTATTGGGCAGCATTAAAAAAAGATATAATGAATTTATTGAAAGGCTGGCAAAGGAAAACGAAAAAAGCTTTGGAAACGGCAGATTGGATTGCTGCCAATTAAATAAAAATACCAAAACAAACGTTAAGAATAAGTAATTTTTCAAGAGAATATAAAAAATATTACCCTTAAAATCCACCAAATTTAAGTTTTATTCCCCTTAGGAAATTATTTACCTATGTTACAACTCATTATCTTAACATAAGTTGTTTTTTTAAGTCTATCATGTTGCCTGTGAATTTGTTCGGCTTTAAGTTGTATGATATACTATGTTCAACGTGTTAATTTTTAAAGGGGGAATTACTGAATGGACATAGGTCCTGGCAGTCGAATTATATTGGAGTTAGCGATAATATTCATTCTCATATTGCTGAACGCTTTTTTCGCCGCATCTGAAATGGCTATAGTATCTTCCAACAAGACGAAGATAATAATTCTTGCAAA
This window harbors:
- a CDS encoding LDCC motif putative metal-binding protein produces the protein MKTLLGSIKKRYNEFIERLAKENEKSFGNGRLDCCQLNKNTKTNVKNK
- a CDS encoding MarR family winged helix-turn-helix transcriptional regulator codes for the protein MATTEKKIGELVSMLPMFTETLMSGFERRASAKLNFNEERTLMFLYRNEGMPMTDYCKKVGLLKGSFTAVADRLEKKGLIKRITVCNDRRKNALVLTSEGKSIAKEIESLYNEHIEKKAGQLGEEDVLSLKNALQTVISFIEKIK